Proteins encoded together in one Triticum dicoccoides isolate Atlit2015 ecotype Zavitan chromosome 7B, WEW_v2.0, whole genome shotgun sequence window:
- the LOC119339740 gene encoding callose synthase 3-like, which produces VVILVMLLVMNAVLVGRRFSMEFRLVFWLINGLIFVTFISILVTLRAITHTTALDIFVCILAFMPIGWALLLIAQAIKHVIEIVRLWGSVKARDYEILMGVLQFTPITFLARFTFVFECTRNKE; this is translated from the exons GTTGTGATTCTGGTCATGCTGCTTGTTATGAAT GCAGTGTTAGTTGGTAGGAGGTTCAGCATGGAGTTCCGGCTTGTCTTCTGGCTGATCAATGGGCTGATATTCGTAACGTTCATCTCCATCCTCGTAACCTTAAGAGCAATCACCCACACGACAGCTCTCGACATCTTCGTCTGCATCCTTGCTTTCATGCCGATTGGATGGGCCCTGCTTCTG ATTGCCCAAGCAATCAAGCATGTCATCGAGATAGTTCGGCTATGGGGATCGGTAAAGGCCCGGGACTACGAGATCCTCATGGGGGTCCTCCAGTTCACGCCCATCACGTTCCTCGCAAGGTTCACATTCGTGTTCGAGTGCACCCGGAACAAGGAGTAG